The following are from one region of the Novosphingobium humi genome:
- a CDS encoding GNAT family N-acetyltransferase: MSEAPYTAHVQPGVSGLSAREWDALTDGGNPFVSHAFLSALEDSQSVGEGTGWTPAPITIHDGAGHLAAALPAYVKTHSQGEYVFDHSWADAWERAGGDYYPKLQIAVPFTPATGPRLLTRHPELMPALIRTAEQMCRDAGLSSAHATFIEPDQVAAFEEAGWLIRHDIQFHWANAGYAGFDEFLGALSSDKRKNLRKERRAAQEGVTIRALTGDAIRPEHWDAFWRFYQDTGSRKWGRPYLTRAAFDLLGERMADKILLVMAFVEDHPVAGALNFIGRDCLYGRYWGAIVDKPFLHFELCYYQAIDAAIALGLARVEAGAQGGHKLARGYAPVRTTSAHFIAHAGFRRAVEDFLRREREGIAADQNFLEARTPFRRGG, encoded by the coding sequence GTGAGTGAAGCCCCCTATACCGCGCATGTGCAGCCCGGCGTGTCCGGCCTATCGGCGCGGGAATGGGACGCGCTGACCGATGGGGGCAATCCTTTCGTTTCCCACGCTTTCCTCTCCGCGCTGGAGGATTCGCAAAGCGTGGGGGAGGGGACCGGATGGACCCCGGCGCCCATCACGATCCATGACGGGGCGGGCCATTTGGCCGCCGCGCTGCCCGCCTATGTCAAGACGCATAGCCAGGGCGAATATGTCTTCGATCACAGCTGGGCCGATGCGTGGGAGCGGGCGGGGGGCGATTATTACCCCAAATTGCAGATCGCGGTGCCTTTTACCCCCGCCACCGGTCCGCGATTATTGACGCGGCATCCCGAATTGATGCCCGCCTTGATTCGCACCGCCGAGCAGATGTGCCGCGATGCGGGCCTGTCGAGCGCCCATGCCACCTTTATCGAGCCCGATCAGGTGGCGGCGTTTGAGGAGGCGGGCTGGCTGATTCGCCATGACATCCAGTTCCACTGGGCCAATGCCGGTTATGCCGGATTTGACGAATTTCTGGGCGCGCTCTCGTCCGACAAGCGCAAGAATCTGCGCAAGGAGCGCCGCGCGGCGCAGGAGGGGGTGACGATTCGCGCACTGACGGGCGATGCGATTCGGCCCGAACATTGGGATGCTTTCTGGCGCTTCTATCAGGACACCGGCAGCCGCAAATGGGGCCGCCCCTATCTGACCCGCGCCGCGTTCGACCTGCTGGGCGAGAGGATGGCGGACAAGATCCTGCTGGTGATGGCCTTTGTGGAGGATCATCCGGTGGCGGGCGCGCTCAATTTCATCGGGCGCGATTGCCTCTATGGCCGCTATTGGGGGGCGATTGTGGACAAGCCCTTCCTGCATTTCGAATTATGCTATTATCAGGCGATCGATGCGGCCATCGCGCTGGGCCTGGCCCGCGTCGAGGCCGGGGCGCAGGGCGGGCATAAATTGGCGCGCGGCTATGCGCCGGTGCGCACGACATCGGCGCATTTCATCGCCCATGCCGGTTTCCGCCGCGCGGTCGAGGATTTCTTGCGGCGCGAGCGCGAAGGCATTGCCGCAGATCAGAATTTTCTGGAAGCCAGAACGCCTTTCCGGCGCGGCGGATAA
- the dksA gene encoding RNA polymerase-binding protein DksA, whose product MASGLADEIDVLVKARRSLAGDYVPSDGEEYMNAEQLDYFRRLLQQWKKLILSAAADTLSQLQEGPLREPDLNDRASSETDWGIELRTRDRQRKLISKIDSALRRIEEGEYGYCEVTGEPIGLGRLIARPIATMTVEAQEAHERRERVSRDD is encoded by the coding sequence ATGGCAAGTGGTCTGGCAGACGAAATCGATGTGCTGGTCAAGGCCAGACGATCGCTGGCCGGTGATTATGTCCCGTCCGACGGCGAAGAATACATGAATGCCGAACAGCTGGACTACTTCCGCCGGCTGCTCCAGCAATGGAAAAAGCTGATCCTGAGCGCCGCGGCCGACACGCTGTCCCAGCTTCAGGAAGGCCCGCTGCGCGAACCCGATCTCAATGACCGCGCCTCCTCGGAAACCGACTGGGGCATCGAGTTGCGCACCCGCGACCGCCAGCGCAAGCTGATCTCCAAGATCGACTCGGCCCTGCGCCGAATCGAGGAAGGCGAATATGGCTATTGCGAAGTCACGGGCGAACCCATCGGGCTTGGCCGTTTGATCGCGCGTCCGATCGCCACCATGACGGTTGAGGCGCAGGAAGCTCATGAACGCCGTGAACGGGTATCACGCGACGATTAA
- a CDS encoding PilZ domain-containing protein, translating into MPGRATAAGSEPTMAGDEQRQINRDSLFMLACLRTSDRDPVHRVKIRNLSSGGLMAEGDMRVAAGMVLEVELRNVGWVAGSVAWVQGNRCGIAFNEEIDPKSVRAAQTAPDDSGFVPMRPLAAVKQVDPGQLRKV; encoded by the coding sequence ATGCCGGGCCGGGCCACGGCAGCGGGAAGTGAGCCAACCATGGCCGGTGATGAGCAACGCCAGATCAACCGGGACAGCCTGTTCATGCTGGCTTGTCTTCGTACCAGCGACCGTGATCCGGTGCATCGGGTCAAGATTCGCAATCTTTCCAGCGGCGGTTTGATGGCCGAAGGTGATATGCGCGTGGCGGCCGGCATGGTGCTGGAGGTTGAGCTGCGCAATGTCGGCTGGGTGGCGGGATCGGTCGCCTGGGTTCAGGGCAACCGTTGCGGCATCGCCTTTAACGAAGAGATCGACCCCAAGAGCGTGCGCGCCGCGCAAACCGCCCCCGACGACTCGGGCTTTGTGCCGATGCGTCCGCTGGCCGCAGTGAAACAGGTCGATCCGGGCCAGTTGCGCAAAGTCTGA
- a CDS encoding ABC transporter substrate-binding protein: MLRKNRISILMAAFLAAACHGSAQQQPLRVVMVNDSGSAALDRELRAATAEGLVSLDEEGKVVPGLAERWIVADEGRGYIFRLRDSAWPDGTKLSGETARQALRRAIAAQKGRALGQDLTIIEDIRAMAGRVIEIRLAQPMPNFLQLLAQPELGLEHRGQGAGPMRRKHVEGLDWLTPISPDARGLPMPEGWAATVRPLSIRAMGGEKAVAQLLAGQADVVLGGRITDLPPIQRGLLGQRTARFDVAPGLFGLIVEKDSGFLAVPTNRAALAMVIDRAALVNALGMQAGGIPGWSPTTRLISPGIGEVQLPERWSDMDMDHRRAVAVERVAVWSKARKLTARPEEGDGLELRIAMPDGAGANVLFSRLAQDVAAIGLRLRRVGMGESADLRLVDEVARYPSPVWFFNQLHCGVHPVCTPDADHLVAQAWNVEPPLAPALYAEAEREVMEANLFIPLALPVRWTMIGKGAGNLLRGLVPNAYGVHPLYPLSDAAR, translated from the coding sequence ATGCTGCGCAAGAACCGCATCTCCATTCTGATGGCCGCCTTTTTGGCGGCGGCCTGCCATGGCTCGGCCCAGCAGCAACCGCTGCGGGTGGTGATGGTCAATGATTCGGGCTCTGCCGCGCTCGATCGCGAATTGCGCGCGGCCACGGCCGAAGGTCTGGTCAGTCTGGATGAGGAGGGCAAGGTCGTGCCCGGTCTGGCCGAACGCTGGATCGTGGCGGATGAAGGGCGTGGCTATATCTTCCGCTTGCGCGACAGTGCGTGGCCCGATGGCACCAAACTGAGCGGCGAGACGGCTCGACAGGCGCTGCGCCGCGCCATTGCGGCGCAAAAAGGCCGCGCGCTGGGGCAGGATCTGACGATCATCGAGGATATTCGCGCGATGGCCGGGCGCGTGATCGAAATCCGGCTGGCCCAACCCATGCCCAATTTCCTGCAATTGCTGGCCCAACCCGAATTGGGGCTGGAGCATCGCGGGCAGGGTGCCGGACCGATGCGGCGCAAGCATGTCGAGGGGCTGGACTGGCTGACGCCGATTTCGCCCGATGCGCGGGGCCTGCCGATGCCCGAGGGCTGGGCCGCGACGGTGCGCCCGCTTTCGATTCGCGCGATGGGCGGCGAAAAGGCGGTGGCGCAATTGCTGGCGGGTCAGGCCGATGTGGTGCTGGGCGGGCGGATCACCGATCTGCCGCCGATCCAGCGCGGCCTGCTGGGCCAGCGGACCGCGCGGTTTGATGTGGCGCCGGGTCTGTTCGGGCTGATCGTGGAAAAGGACAGCGGCTTTCTGGCGGTGCCGACGAATCGCGCCGCGCTGGCCATGGTGATCGACCGCGCGGCGCTGGTGAATGCTTTGGGGATGCAGGCGGGGGGCATACCGGGGTGGAGCCCCACCACGCGGCTCATCTCGCCGGGCATCGGCGAAGTGCAGCTTCCCGAGCGCTGGAGCGACATGGATATGGACCATCGCCGCGCGGTGGCGGTCGAGCGGGTGGCGGTGTGGAGCAAGGCGCGCAAGCTGACGGCCCGGCCCGAGGAGGGCGACGGGCTTGAACTGCGGATCGCCATGCCGGACGGGGCGGGGGCCAATGTGCTGTTTTCCCGGCTGGCGCAGGATGTGGCGGCGATCGGTTTGCGGCTGCGCCGGGTGGGGATGGGCGAGTCGGCGGATCTGCGTCTGGTTGATGAAGTGGCGCGCTATCCTTCGCCGGTCTGGTTTTTTAACCAGTTACATTGCGGTGTGCATCCCGTCTGTACCCCCGATGCCGATCATCTGGTGGCCCAGGCCTGGAATGTCGAGCCCCCCCTTGCGCCTGCCCTCTATGCCGAAGCCGAGCGCGAGGTGATGGAGGCCAATCTCTTCATTCCACTGGCTTTACCGGTGCGTTGGACCATGATCGGCAAGGGGGCGGGCAACCTTTTGCGCGGCCTTGTTCCCAATGCCTATGGTGTGCATCCCCTTTACCCTTTGTCGGACGCCGCCCGTTAG
- the ctrA gene encoding response regulator transcription factor CtrA gives MRVLLIEDEPTTARAIELMLTTEGFNVYSTDLGEEGLDLGKLYDYDIILLDLNLPDMHGYDVLKKLRVAKVQTPVLILSGISEMDSKVRSFGFGADDYVTKPFHREELIARIHAVVRRSKGHSQSVIRTGKLSVNLDAKTVEVDSARVHLTGKEYAMLELLSLRKGTTLTKEMFLNHLYGGMDEPELKIIDVFICKLRKKLAHACGGENYIETVWGRGYVLRDPGEDAVAA, from the coding sequence ATGCGCGTGCTGTTGATCGAAGACGAGCCGACTACGGCCAGAGCCATCGAATTGATGCTCACCACAGAGGGCTTCAATGTCTATTCGACCGATCTCGGGGAAGAAGGCCTCGATCTCGGCAAGCTCTATGACTACGACATCATCCTGCTGGATCTCAATCTGCCGGATATGCATGGCTATGACGTGCTCAAAAAGCTGCGCGTGGCCAAGGTTCAGACCCCGGTGCTGATCCTGTCGGGCATTTCTGAAATGGATTCCAAGGTGCGTTCCTTCGGCTTTGGCGCCGACGATTACGTGACCAAGCCCTTCCACCGCGAAGAACTGATCGCGCGCATTCATGCCGTGGTTCGCCGGTCCAAGGGCCATTCGCAATCGGTCATCCGCACCGGCAAGCTCTCGGTCAATCTGGACGCCAAGACGGTGGAGGTTGACAGCGCCCGCGTGCATCTGACCGGTAAGGAATATGCGATGCTCGAGCTGCTTTCGCTGCGCAAGGGCACGACATTGACCAAGGAAATGTTCCTCAACCACCTCTATGGCGGTATGGACGAACCCGAGCTCAAGATCATCGACGTGTTCATCTGCAAGCTGCGCAAGAAGCTGGCGCATGCCTGCGGTGGGGAAAATTACATCGAAACCGTATGGGGCCGCGGCTATGTGCTGCGCGATCCGGGCGAGGATGCTGTGGCGGCCTGA
- the trmB gene encoding tRNA (guanine(46)-N(7))-methyltransferase TrmB: MTAHKEGDPTTLNRLYGRSKGKPLRAGQQGLVDTLLPQIAVPTEGEVTAQRLFGEDRPLHFEIGFGGGEHMAYRADMLPDHGFIGAEPFINGVAQALTHVSGDNGAHAPIPNVRIHHGDALEVLSRIPDGSLTMLYLLHPDPWPKARHAKRRMMNDGPVEMFARKLKPGGEFRFGTDHAIYVRHALMVMQRHTDKFEWLAKEAKDFQVRPGGWPQTRYEHKARTVYGHEVWYFRYRRKV; the protein is encoded by the coding sequence ATGACCGCGCATAAAGAAGGCGATCCCACCACGCTCAACCGGCTCTATGGCCGCTCCAAGGGCAAGCCCCTGCGCGCCGGACAGCAAGGGCTGGTGGACACGCTGCTGCCCCAGATCGCCGTGCCGACGGAAGGCGAGGTGACCGCCCAGCGCCTGTTTGGCGAGGACCGCCCGCTGCATTTCGAGATCGGCTTTGGCGGGGGCGAGCATATGGCGTACCGCGCCGATATGCTGCCCGATCATGGCTTTATCGGCGCCGAGCCCTTCATCAATGGCGTGGCGCAGGCGTTGACCCATGTGTCCGGAGACAATGGCGCTCATGCCCCGATCCCCAATGTCCGCATCCATCATGGCGACGCGCTGGAGGTGCTCTCGCGCATTCCCGATGGTTCGCTCACCATGCTCTATCTGTTGCATCCCGACCCATGGCCCAAGGCGCGCCATGCCAAGCGCCGGATGATGAACGATGGCCCGGTGGAAATGTTCGCCCGCAAATTGAAGCCCGGCGGCGAATTCCGCTTTGGCACCGACCATGCGATCTATGTCCGCCATGCCTTGATGGTGATGCAGCGCCACACCGACAAGTTTGAATGGCTGGCCAAGGAAGCCAAGGACTTTCAGGTGCGCCCCGGCGGCTGGCCCCAGACGCGCTATGAGCATAAGGCGCGCACGGTTTACGGCCATGAGGTCTGGTACTTCCGCTATCGCCGCAAGGTCTGA
- a CDS encoding DeoR/GlpR family DNA-binding transcription regulator, producing the protein MDNNLPLGRRELIARRLDEGQAVVANALAAEFEVSEDVIRRDLRTLAAEGRCRRVYGGALPLSAPSTPINQRIGESEERKHALAAAAVGLIAPGEMIFIDSGSTNLALVPLLPDGIAVVTNSVVMAGALQARGTIATYMIGGKVDAQVGGCVDAGAVQALGQFNIDRAFLGACAVSGEEGIGAFYAEDAAFKRAAIEVSRHSVVMATSDKLASRTHFRIAPLERITHLVLERNAAVLAPALMAQIGRRAILACAPA; encoded by the coding sequence ATGGATAATAATCTCCCCCTTGGCCGCCGCGAGTTGATTGCGCGCCGACTCGATGAAGGACAGGCCGTGGTGGCCAATGCGCTGGCCGCCGAATTTGAAGTGTCCGAGGATGTGATCCGGCGCGACCTGCGCACGCTGGCTGCCGAGGGGCGGTGCCGCAGGGTCTATGGCGGCGCGCTGCCGCTTTCGGCCCCATCGACCCCGATCAACCAGCGCATCGGCGAGAGCGAGGAGCGCAAGCACGCGCTGGCCGCCGCTGCGGTGGGCCTGATCGCGCCGGGCGAGATGATCTTTATCGACAGCGGCAGCACCAATCTGGCGCTGGTGCCCTTGCTGCCCGATGGCATCGCGGTGGTGACCAATTCGGTGGTGATGGCCGGGGCGCTGCAGGCGCGCGGCACCATCGCCACCTATATGATCGGCGGCAAGGTGGACGCGCAGGTGGGCGGCTGCGTCGATGCGGGCGCGGTGCAGGCGCTGGGCCAATTCAACATCGACCGGGCGTTTCTGGGCGCCTGCGCGGTATCGGGCGAGGAAGGCATCGGCGCCTTTTACGCCGAGGACGCCGCCTTCAAACGCGCCGCCATCGAGGTCAGCCGCCACAGCGTGGTCATGGCCACCAGCGACAAGCTGGCGAGCCGCACCCATTTCCGCATCGCCCCGCTCGAGCGGATCACGCATCTGGTGCTCGAACGTAACGCGGCCGTGCTGGCGCCTGCGCTGATGGCGCAGATCGGGCGAAGGGCGATTCTGGCCTGCGCGCCCGCCTGA
- a CDS encoding MFS transporter — protein sequence MADSPSTRLATRLSFLVAGFGIACWAPMVPFAKLRLGVDEGMLGALLLCLGAGSVMAMLATGALSSRFGTRPVILVSGLGLCVMLPLLAVLSTVPALGAALLVFGASLGSLDVAMNIHAVEVEKHAARPLMSGFHALFSIGGFAGSLMMALLLSLGAGALTGALLGSLLMAGALLYAAPRLLRTKAVEGEPHFALPHGIVLVLAGLTAITFLAEGALLDWGALFLTEGGLVDVKRAGFGYMFFAMAMTLGRLTGDALTARIGDRAALLWGGAVAVAGFGVLIAAPVAGLAWAGFVLIGLGAANIVPVLFRQAASQDQMPAALAIASISTTGYAGVLLGPAMIGLVAKYAGLIMSFVMLAGLLCLVPLCSGLVVRSRASL from the coding sequence ATGGCTGACAGCCCCTCGACGCGGCTTGCCACGCGCCTGTCCTTTCTGGTCGCCGGTTTCGGCATCGCCTGCTGGGCGCCGATGGTGCCTTTCGCCAAATTGCGGCTGGGGGTGGACGAAGGGATGCTGGGCGCGCTGCTGCTTTGCCTTGGCGCGGGATCGGTGATGGCGATGCTGGCGACAGGCGCGCTCAGCAGCCGGTTCGGCACGCGCCCGGTCATTCTGGTCAGCGGTCTGGGCCTGTGCGTGATGCTGCCGCTGCTGGCGGTTCTCTCCACCGTGCCCGCGCTGGGGGCGGCGCTTCTGGTGTTTGGCGCTTCGCTGGGGTCGCTGGATGTGGCGATGAACATTCATGCGGTCGAGGTGGAAAAACACGCCGCCCGCCCGCTGATGTCGGGCTTTCATGCGCTCTTCAGCATCGGGGGCTTTGCCGGATCGCTGATGATGGCGCTGCTGCTCTCGCTGGGGGCCGGCGCGCTGACCGGGGCTTTGCTGGGGTCGCTGCTGATGGCGGGGGCGTTGCTTTATGCCGCGCCGCGCTTGCTGCGGACCAAGGCGGTGGAGGGCGAGCCGCATTTCGCGCTGCCCCATGGCATCGTGCTGGTGCTGGCGGGGCTGACGGCGATCACCTTTCTGGCCGAGGGGGCCTTGCTTGACTGGGGCGCGCTGTTCCTGACCGAGGGCGGGCTGGTCGATGTGAAGCGCGCCGGTTTCGGCTATATGTTCTTTGCCATGGCCATGACGCTGGGGCGGCTGACGGGCGATGCGCTGACGGCGCGGATCGGGGATCGCGCGGCGCTGCTGTGGGGTGGGGCTGTGGCGGTGGCGGGCTTTGGCGTGCTGATCGCCGCGCCGGTGGCGGGGCTGGCATGGGCGGGCTTTGTGCTGATCGGGCTGGGGGCGGCCAATATCGTGCCGGTGCTGTTCCGTCAGGCCGCATCCCAAGACCAGATGCCCGCAGCACTGGCCATCGCCTCGATTTCCACAACGGGCTATGCGGGCGTGCTGCTGGGGCCGGCAATGATCGGGCTGGTGGCGAAATATGCCGGGCTGATCATGTCTTTTGTCATGCTGGCCGGATTGCTCTGCCTTGTGCCGCTTTGTTCGGGGCTGGTGGTCCGCTCCAGAGCCTCTTTGTAA
- a CDS encoding GNAT family N-acetyltransferase, translating into MMIRDADRDDLVAILAIYNHAVLHTTAVWNETPGTIGERHQWFDAKQQRGFPVLVAVEGDKVLGFASYGDFRPFPGYSQSVEHSIYVAPDAHRRGIGRALLGALIARGRAAGLHAMIGGIDASNDGSIALHQAMGFTQVGRMPQVGHKFGRWLDLVFMQKLLSDSPASVNKTP; encoded by the coding sequence ATGATGATCCGCGATGCGGACCGGGATGATCTGGTCGCCATTCTGGCCATTTATAACCATGCCGTTCTGCACACGACGGCGGTGTGGAACGAAACGCCGGGCACCATCGGGGAACGCCACCAGTGGTTCGACGCCAAGCAGCAGCGCGGCTTTCCGGTGCTGGTGGCGGTCGAGGGCGATAAGGTGCTGGGCTTTGCCTCCTATGGCGATTTTCGGCCTTTTCCGGGATATTCGCAATCGGTCGAACATTCGATCTATGTCGCCCCGGATGCGCATCGGCGCGGGATCGGGCGGGCTTTGCTGGGCGCGCTGATCGCGCGGGGGCGGGCGGCGGGGCTGCACGCCATGATCGGCGGAATCGACGCAAGCAATGACGGCTCCATCGCCCTGCATCAAGCCATGGGCTTTACGCAGGTGGGGCGCATGCCGCAGGTCGGCCACAAGTTCGGGCGCTGGCTTGATCTGGTCTTTATGCAGAAATTGCTGTCAGACAGCCCCGCCTCGGTCAATAAGACCCCTTAG
- a CDS encoding NADP-dependent malic enzyme, translating to MSEESPEQANVRFTEREALFYHNTIRPGKIEIIASKPMATQRDLSLAYSPGVAVPVEAIAKDPATAYDYTAKGNLVAVISNGTAILGLGNLGALASKPVMEGKAVLFKRFADVDSIDIEMNSEDPEALIEAIALMEPSFGGINLEDIKAPECFVIEQALRERMKIPVMHDDQHGTAIISAAGLINACMITNRKLEDIKVVVNGAGAAALACTSLIKSMGVRHENVIVCDRDGPIYRGREKPVNQWQSAHAIDTDARTLEQALKGADVFLGLSAAGALPAAYVKEMAPEPIIFAMANPVPEITPPEAKAARPDCIIATGRSDFPNQVNNVLGFPFIFRGALDVRATAINEEMKIAAANAIAELAREQVPEEVALAYGKNHSFGRDYIIPAPFDPRLMEVVSMAVAKAAMDSGVAQKPIEDFNAYRHQLKGRLNPTTSVLTNVYEQVKANPKRVIFAEAENEVVLRAAIQFKDFGYGTPVLVGRTQAVRDKLVELGVGKPDSYEIHNAADSEHVAEMGKMLYERLQRRGYLERDIKRMVNQDRNGFASALLKMGVGDAMVTGATRPFGQTMREVRHVLDPKPGHLPFGIHVMVGKNNTTFLADTTCNERPNSEELAVIAKETAAVARRLGHEPRVAFLSFSTFGNPTGKWLEPIRGAISILDSEPQNFEYEGEMTPDAALNPAVMKHYPFSRLTAPANVLIFPGLQSANIAAKLLRELGGNTAIGPIQIGMEKPVQIVPMTAIAPDVLTLAVLAAAGITG from the coding sequence GTGTCCGAGGAAAGCCCCGAGCAAGCCAACGTCCGGTTTACCGAGCGCGAAGCGCTGTTCTACCACAACACGATCCGCCCTGGCAAAATCGAGATCATCGCATCCAAGCCGATGGCCACGCAGCGAGACCTGAGCCTGGCCTATTCGCCCGGCGTCGCGGTTCCCGTCGAAGCCATCGCCAAGGATCCCGCCACCGCCTATGATTACACCGCCAAGGGCAATCTGGTCGCGGTGATTTCCAACGGCACGGCCATCCTTGGCCTCGGCAATCTGGGCGCGCTGGCCTCCAAGCCGGTGATGGAGGGCAAGGCGGTCCTCTTCAAGCGCTTTGCCGACGTCGATTCCATCGACATCGAGATGAATTCCGAAGATCCCGAGGCGCTGATCGAAGCCATCGCGCTGATGGAGCCCAGCTTTGGCGGGATCAACCTTGAAGATATCAAGGCCCCCGAATGTTTCGTGATCGAACAGGCGCTGCGCGAACGGATGAAGATCCCGGTCATGCATGACGACCAGCACGGCACCGCGATCATTTCGGCCGCCGGTCTGATCAACGCCTGCATGATCACCAACCGCAAGCTGGAAGACATCAAGGTCGTGGTCAATGGCGCGGGCGCGGCGGCGCTGGCCTGCACCTCGCTGATCAAGTCGATGGGCGTGCGCCACGAAAACGTGATCGTGTGCGACCGCGACGGGCCGATCTATCGCGGCCGCGAAAAGCCGGTCAACCAGTGGCAGAGCGCCCATGCGATCGACACCGATGCGCGCACGCTCGAACAGGCGCTGAAGGGTGCCGACGTGTTTCTGGGCCTGTCGGCGGCGGGCGCGCTGCCTGCGGCCTATGTCAAGGAAATGGCGCCTGAGCCGATCATCTTTGCGATGGCCAACCCGGTGCCCGAAATCACCCCGCCCGAGGCCAAGGCCGCGCGTCCCGACTGCATCATCGCCACCGGCCGTTCGGATTTTCCGAATCAGGTGAACAATGTGCTGGGCTTCCCCTTCATCTTCCGCGGGGCTCTGGACGTGCGCGCCACCGCGATCAACGAAGAGATGAAGATCGCCGCCGCCAACGCCATTGCCGAACTGGCGCGCGAACAGGTGCCCGAGGAAGTCGCGCTGGCCTATGGCAAGAACCACAGCTTTGGCCGCGATTACATCATCCCGGCGCCGTTTGACCCGCGCCTGATGGAGGTGGTGTCGATGGCCGTGGCCAAGGCCGCGATGGACAGCGGTGTGGCGCAAAAGCCGATCGAGGATTTCAACGCCTATCGCCATCAGCTTAAAGGCCGCCTGAACCCGACCACCTCGGTGCTGACCAACGTCTATGAACAGGTCAAGGCCAACCCCAAGCGCGTGATCTTTGCCGAGGCCGAGAACGAAGTGGTGCTGCGCGCCGCGATCCAGTTCAAGGATTTTGGCTATGGCACGCCGGTTCTGGTGGGCCGCACCCAGGCCGTTCGCGACAAGCTGGTCGAACTGGGCGTGGGCAAGCCGGATTCCTATGAAATCCACAATGCCGCCGACAGCGAGCATGTCGCCGAAATGGGCAAGATGCTGTACGAGCGCCTCCAGCGCCGCGGCTATCTGGAGCGCGACATCAAGCGCATGGTCAATCAGGACCGCAACGGCTTTGCCTCCGCGCTGCTGAAGATGGGCGTGGGCGATGCGATGGTGACGGGCGCGACCCGCCCCTTTGGCCAGACCATGCGCGAAGTGCGCCATGTGCTGGACCCCAAGCCGGGCCATCTGCCCTTTGGCATCCATGTGATGGTGGGCAAGAACAACACCACCTTCCTGGCCGACACGACCTGCAACGAGCGGCCCAATTCGGAAGAATTGGCCGTCATCGCCAAGGAAACGGCGGCCGTGGCGCGCCGTCTGGGTCATGAGCCGCGCGTGGCGTTCCTGTCCTTCTCGACCTTTGGCAATCCCACGGGCAAGTGGCTGGAACCCATTCGCGGGGCGATCTCGATCCTCGATTCAGAGCCGCAGAACTTTGAATATGAAGGCGAAATGACGCCTGACGCGGCGCTCAACCCGGCGGTGATGAAGCATTATCCCTTCAGCCGCCTGACCGCGCCGGCCAATGTGCTGATCTTCCCCGGTCTGCAATCGGCCAATATCGCGGCCAAGCTGCTGCGCGAACTGGGCGGCAATACGGCCATCGGCCCGATCCAGATCGGCATGGAAAAGCCGGTGCAGATCGTGCCCATGACCGCGATTGCGCCCGATGTGCTGACGCTGGCGGTGCTGGCGGCGGCGGGCATCACCGGGTAA